From the Deltaproteobacteria bacterium genome, one window contains:
- a CDS encoding cobyrinate a,c-diamide synthase, which yields MARLCIAGTHSGCGKTTVSLGIIAALVRRGYTVQPFKVGPDFIDPGHHRRVTGRDSHNLDGWIMDPEHNRQIFARYGHDAHVSVVEGVMGLFDGFSGSDEAGSTAQMAKWLDLPVVLVIDARAMARSAAAVALGFSRFDPGLSLKGIIFNRVGSKGHAQVIEDALRSNAGLPVFGCLPDNEGLEIPSRHLGLVTDEDFRVHEDQIERLGRWAEDNLDFDQLLGLLERAKVHGSEFYIPDGRQKHGPEIRIGIARDKAFCFYYSENLRLLEEAGAKLIPFSPLHSRHLPGEINGLILGGGYPELHCEMLSRNRQLLAEIREFGLSGKPIYSECGGFMFLTKEIQDLEGHIFSMAGIFPLRAKMGGRLRALGYREVITQKESILGAKGTKIRGHEFHYSRIYNMEPNPECIYTMTDRKAGFQAEEGFVQNRVLGSYVHLHWGSNPEVAKNFVDYCRRYGQ from the coding sequence ATCGCCCGGCTGTGTATTGCCGGAACCCATAGCGGGTGCGGTAAGACCACTGTTTCCCTGGGGATCATAGCCGCCCTTGTAAGAAGAGGTTACACTGTCCAGCCCTTTAAGGTGGGTCCTGATTTTATTGATCCGGGTCATCACAGAAGGGTAACCGGAAGGGATTCCCACAACTTGGACGGATGGATAATGGACCCTGAGCATAACCGGCAGATCTTTGCACGCTATGGTCATGATGCGCATGTGTCTGTAGTCGAGGGCGTCATGGGCCTGTTTGATGGGTTCTCCGGCAGCGATGAAGCCGGCTCAACGGCCCAGATGGCCAAGTGGCTTGATCTGCCCGTAGTCCTTGTCATAGATGCCAGGGCCATGGCACGATCCGCTGCCGCTGTTGCCCTGGGCTTTTCCAGGTTTGATCCCGGTCTTTCTCTGAAAGGCATCATTTTTAACCGCGTGGGGAGTAAAGGTCATGCCCAAGTGATAGAAGATGCACTGCGTTCCAATGCCGGTCTGCCGGTGTTCGGGTGTTTGCCTGATAATGAGGGACTTGAAATCCCCTCCAGGCACCTTGGGCTTGTCACGGATGAAGATTTCAGGGTACATGAAGACCAGATTGAAAGACTGGGGCGCTGGGCAGAGGACAATCTGGATTTTGATCAACTTTTGGGGTTGTTGGAAAGGGCAAAGGTTCATGGGTCTGAGTTTTACATTCCTGACGGCCGTCAAAAACATGGCCCTGAAATAAGAATCGGAATTGCCAGGGACAAGGCGTTTTGCTTCTATTATTCCGAAAACCTGCGATTGCTTGAAGAGGCGGGCGCAAAGCTGATCCCCTTTTCTCCATTACATTCAAGGCATCTGCCCGGGGAAATCAATGGCCTGATCCTGGGAGGAGGTTATCCCGAACTGCACTGTGAGATGCTTTCCCGGAACCGGCAACTATTGGCCGAGATAAGGGAGTTCGGGTTGAGCGGCAAGCCCATATATTCAGAGTGTGGGGGCTTTATGTTTCTCACAAAAGAAATCCAGGACCTTGAAGGTCATATCTTCTCTATGGCAGGGATTTTCCCCTTGAGGGCAAAGATGGGAGGTCGGCTGAGGGCCCTCGGGTATCGTGAAGTTATCACTCAAAAGGAAAGTATCCTGGGTGCTAAGGGCACAAAGATCAGAGGGCATGAATTCCACTACTCCAGGATTTACAATATGGAGCCGAACCCCGAATGCATTTACACCATGACGGATCGGAAGGCCGGCTTCCAGGCTGAGGAGGGCTTTGTCCAAAATAGGGTCTTGGGCTCCTATGTGCATCTACATTGGGGTTCCAATCCTGAAGTTGCGAAAAACTTTGTGGATTATTGCCGGAGATACGGCCAATAG
- a CDS encoding precorrin-8X methylmutase: protein MRDIDAHIEPEAIEKRSFEIIDSGVPEPRPFEGDEWLVVRRMIHTTADFGLLSLVNFHPDAIKSGIAALKSGCLIVTDTEMARMGITLRRTDRLGCRVECYMGEPEVKEKAQKEKITRASAAVDYALSRLNRAVYVVGNAPTALLRLLECIKEGKCNPAVIVGMPVGFVNAAESKEMLMGQTGIPFITVEGRKGGSALAASVVNQLAEMALARFKK from the coding sequence ATGAGAGATATTGATGCACATATTGAACCGGAGGCCATAGAAAAACGTTCCTTTGAAATCATTGACTCCGGGGTGCCTGAGCCGCGTCCTTTTGAAGGTGACGAATGGCTTGTAGTCAGGAGGATGATCCATACAACCGCCGATTTTGGATTATTATCTCTTGTCAATTTTCACCCTGATGCTATCAAGTCCGGTATCGCAGCCCTGAAATCAGGCTGTCTGATCGTGACTGACACAGAGATGGCCCGCATGGGGATTACCTTAAGACGTACGGACCGATTGGGCTGCCGGGTTGAGTGCTACATGGGTGAACCCGAAGTAAAAGAGAAGGCGCAAAAGGAGAAAATTACAAGGGCATCCGCGGCAGTTGATTATGCCCTGTCCAGGCTAAACAGGGCCGTATACGTTGTGGGGAATGCCCCTACGGCCCTCTTGAGGCTTTTGGAGTGTATCAAAGAGGGGAAATGCAACCCGGCGGTCATCGTGGGTATGCCGGTGGGCTTTGTGAATGCGGCTGAGTCCAAAGAAATGCTCATGGGGCAGACAGGTATCCCATTCATCACTGTTGAAGGCCGCAAGGGAGGATCAGCCTTGGCTGCATCCGTGGTAAACCAGTTGGCCGAGATGGCCCTGGCAAGGTTTAAGAAATGA
- a CDS encoding epimerase has product MKNIVITGGCGFIGVNLIRFLMKTDESVCIRVVDNLSVGQLEDLNKVCTFRIIKAEELTGWDNGATLVVGDIQDAKLADSVCQEADGVVHLAANTGVIPSIEDPRMDCVVNVLGTFNYLDACRKSNVKRFVLASSGAPLGEQEPPIHEEMLPRPISPYGASKLCGEAYCSAFHGSFGVETVCLRFGNVYGPYSTHKGSVVAKFIKQILERETLTIYGDGSQTRDFIYIDDLIRAVWAGVTVPGVGGHVFQIATHREHTVIELAEALNDLSGKYLGRKSELVYEKERKGEVRRNYSDISKARGMLGFEPKVGLESGLELTFKWFLGES; this is encoded by the coding sequence GTGAAGAATATCGTTATAACGGGCGGATGCGGGTTTATTGGTGTAAATCTCATCCGTTTTTTAATGAAAACGGATGAAAGTGTTTGTATCCGTGTTGTGGACAATCTAAGCGTTGGACAGCTTGAGGATCTGAATAAAGTCTGCACATTCCGGATAATCAAAGCGGAGGAACTGACGGGCTGGGACAATGGAGCAACTCTCGTTGTTGGGGATATCCAGGATGCCAAGCTTGCTGATTCTGTTTGCCAAGAAGCGGATGGTGTAGTCCATTTGGCAGCCAATACCGGAGTTATTCCCTCCATTGAAGATCCCCGAATGGACTGCGTGGTTAACGTGCTGGGTACATTTAACTACCTGGATGCCTGCAGAAAAAGCAATGTCAAACGCTTTGTGCTTGCTTCCTCTGGTGCGCCTTTAGGTGAACAGGAACCGCCTATTCATGAAGAGATGCTGCCAAGACCTATTTCCCCTTATGGTGCAAGCAAGCTCTGCGGCGAGGCATACTGCTCGGCCTTTCATGGTTCTTTCGGAGTGGAGACGGTATGCCTGCGCTTTGGCAATGTTTACGGGCCATATTCCACGCATAAGGGCAGTGTAGTGGCCAAGTTTATCAAACAGATCCTTGAAAGAGAGACATTGACTATTTACGGCGATGGCAGTCAGACCAGGGATTTCATCTACATCGATGACCTGATTCGAGCTGTTTGGGCTGGGGTGACGGTTCCTGGCGTCGGCGGACATGTTTTTCAGATCGCTACCCATCGGGAACACACGGTAATAGAGTTGGCTGAGGCCCTGAATGACCTGTCCGGGAAATACCTGGGGCGGAAGAGTGAGCTCGTCTACGAGAAGGAGAGGAAGGGAGAGGTCCGGAGAAACTATTCGGATATATCGAAGGCAAGGGGGATGCTTGGATTTGAGCCGAAGGTGGGCTTGGAGAGTGGTCTCGAACTGACGTTCAAATGGTTTCTGGGTGAAAGTTAA
- a CDS encoding diversity-generating retroelement protein bAvd family protein produces METKQIKSAKDLKVYKKAYALAMEIFNISQRWPSEEKYSLTDQIRRSSRSVCSNLREAWAKRRYEAHFISKLTDADGENSETDTWLDFAKDCGYLSEEHRRYLVEECQAVGAMLGSMIKKPSPFLINFKQ; encoded by the coding sequence ATCGAAACAAAACAAATAAAGTCTGCAAAGGACCTGAAAGTCTATAAAAAGGCCTACGCGCTTGCTATGGAAATATTCAATATCAGCCAGCGATGGCCTTCAGAAGAAAAGTATTCGTTGACGGATCAGATCAGAAGATCATCTCGTTCAGTTTGTAGTAATTTGAGAGAAGCATGGGCAAAGCGCAGATATGAGGCACATTTTATCAGCAAGTTGACCGATGCAGATGGAGAAAACAGCGAGACAGATACCTGGCTCGATTTTGCCAAAGACTGTGGGTATCTCAGCGAAGAACACCGCCGCTACCTTGTAGAAGAATGTCAAGCTGTCGGCGCAATGCTGGGTTCCATGATCAAGAAACCATCACCATTTCTTATTAACTTCAAACAATGA
- a CDS encoding GDP-fucose synthetase codes for MEQNSKIYVAGHRGLVGSAIAGKLRASGYNNLVTRTSKELDLRLQADVNSFFEQERPDYVFLAAAKVGGILANNTYPAEFLYDNLMIQSNIIHYAYVCGVKKLLFLGSSCIYPKLSPQPMKEEYLLDGKLESTNEPYAIAKIAGIKMCQSYNRQYGTNFISIMPTNLYGPNDNFDLETSHALPALLRKFHEAKMNKEPFVKIWGTGSPRREFLYVDDLADACVFLMQNYDEDQIINVGTGEDISIRELALLIKEITGYEGELKFDVSKPDGTPRKLLDVSKLTDLGWEAKTGLRGGITKTYQWYKETVY; via the coding sequence ATGGAACAAAACAGTAAAATTTATGTTGCAGGCCATCGAGGACTCGTTGGTTCTGCCATTGCAGGAAAGCTCAGGGCATCGGGGTATAACAATCTTGTTACGCGGACCAGCAAAGAGCTGGATCTGCGCCTCCAGGCGGATGTAAACTCCTTTTTTGAGCAGGAGCGCCCTGATTATGTATTCCTTGCTGCCGCCAAGGTGGGCGGTATCCTGGCAAACAACACATACCCTGCTGAATTTCTCTACGATAATCTCATGATTCAAAGCAATATAATCCATTATGCGTATGTCTGCGGGGTAAAAAAGTTACTGTTTTTAGGTAGTTCCTGCATCTATCCCAAGCTTTCCCCTCAACCGATGAAGGAAGAGTATCTCCTGGACGGCAAGTTAGAGTCCACAAATGAACCCTATGCCATAGCCAAAATTGCTGGTATTAAGATGTGCCAGTCTTACAACAGGCAATATGGAACCAATTTTATCTCTATCATGCCGACAAATCTTTATGGCCCTAACGATAATTTTGACCTGGAAACGTCACATGCTTTACCGGCCCTTTTAAGAAAGTTCCATGAAGCTAAAATGAACAAAGAGCCCTTCGTAAAAATATGGGGAACAGGGAGCCCTCGAAGGGAATTTTTGTATGTTGATGACCTTGCCGATGCCTGCGTCTTTTTGATGCAAAACTATGATGAGGATCAGATCATTAATGTGGGGACAGGAGAAGATATCTCCATAAGAGAGCTTGCCTTGTTGATAAAGGAAATAACCGGATATGAAGGAGAATTGAAATTTGACGTGTCAAAACCGGACGGTACCCCGAGGAAACTACTTGATGTGAGCAAGCTAACAGATCTAGGCTGGGAGGCAAAGACCGGTCTCAGGGGGGGAATAACAAAAACCTATCAATGGTATAAAGAGACGGTATATTAA
- a CDS encoding excinuclease ABC subunit C — MYYTYVLQSENGGGFYTGFTKNLKLRFEQHNKGDVDSTRDRRPLKLVYYEACLDQDDATKREKYLKTHHGKMYLKKRLKSYLTG; from the coding sequence GTGTATTACACATATGTTTTGCAGAGCGAAAATGGTGGAGGATTCTATACAGGTTTTACCAAGAACCTCAAGCTAAGATTTGAGCAGCATAATAAGGGCGATGTAGACTCGACAAGGGATCGGAGGCCTTTGAAGCTAGTTTATTATGAGGCATGTTTGGATCAGGATGATGCGACAAAGAGGGAAAAGTATTTGAAAACGCATCATGGGAAAATGTACCTGAAAAAGAGGCTCAAATCTTATTTAACAGGGTAA
- the gmd gene encoding GDP-mannose 4,6-dehydratase — protein MTKRALITGITGQDGSYLAELLLSKGYEVHGIVRRASMFNTGRIEHIYVDPHVPDAKFFTHYGDLSDSGQLTNLIYNIQPEEIYHLAAQSHVRVSFDMPEFTGDVTGLGTTRLLESVRRSGIKTKFYQASSSEMFGDAPHPQNEETPFRPRSPYAAAKVYAFWMVRNYREGYNMFACNGILFNHESPRRGETFVARKITRAVARIKYGLENKLYLGNLEAKRDWGYAPEYVEVMWLMLQQERPEDFVIATGETHSVKEFLEEAFAYADLDWQEHVEIDPQYFRPTEVELLQGDAGKAKEKLGWEPKVTFKELVRIMVDADMRELEEMKNSKDVIQKIMNNKVKVVGIGAGF, from the coding sequence ATGACAAAGAGGGCTTTGATTACCGGCATTACAGGCCAAGACGGATCTTATCTGGCAGAGCTTCTGTTATCTAAAGGATATGAGGTCCATGGTATAGTTCGGCGTGCAAGTATGTTTAATACAGGTAGAATCGAACATATCTATGTTGATCCCCATGTCCCTGATGCAAAATTTTTTACCCACTATGGAGACCTGTCGGATTCAGGTCAGTTAACGAATCTGATTTATAACATTCAACCCGAAGAAATCTATCATCTGGCCGCCCAGAGTCACGTAAGGGTCAGTTTTGATATGCCCGAGTTTACAGGCGATGTAACCGGCTTGGGGACGACCCGTCTGTTGGAATCCGTGAGAAGAAGCGGCATTAAAACAAAATTTTATCAGGCATCAAGTAGTGAGATGTTCGGGGACGCCCCCCATCCTCAGAATGAAGAAACGCCCTTCAGGCCGAGAAGCCCATACGCCGCAGCTAAGGTATATGCCTTCTGGATGGTCAGGAATTATAGAGAGGGGTATAATATGTTTGCCTGCAACGGGATACTTTTTAATCATGAGTCTCCAAGGAGAGGAGAGACCTTTGTTGCACGGAAGATTACCCGCGCTGTTGCCCGCATTAAATACGGCCTTGAAAACAAGCTTTACCTTGGCAATCTGGAGGCAAAGCGAGACTGGGGCTATGCTCCGGAGTATGTGGAGGTCATGTGGTTAATGTTGCAGCAGGAAAGACCTGAAGATTTTGTTATTGCAACTGGTGAAACCCATTCGGTAAAAGAATTTCTGGAAGAGGCTTTTGCTTACGCTGATTTAGACTGGCAGGAGCATGTGGAGATCGATCCGCAATATTTCCGTCCTACCGAGGTCGAGCTCCTTCAAGGTGATGCCGGCAAGGCAAAAGAAAAATTGGGCTGGGAACCGAAGGTTACCTTCAAAGAATTGGTACGGATCATGGTGGATGCCGATATGCGAGAACTGGAGGAGATGAAGAACTCAAAAGATGTTATACAGAAGATAATGAACAATAAGGTTAAGGTAGTTGGTATCGGGGCCGGATTTTGA
- a CDS encoding NAD-dependent dehydratase codes for MSHILILGGDGYLGWPTAMYFSNRGYDVTVVDNYFRRNACVELDLGMLYPVPTLIERAKIWYEHTGKEIKVVIGDLTDAEVMRGLFDGRVEYTWSVDRIFSGVPETVVHYAEQPSASYSLINYKYANITITNNLLVTNNLMFALRDFSRDTHVVHVGTMGEYGTPNIDIEEGWLEIEHKGRKDRFLFPRQASSLYHTTKIMDTDLMWFGVRMWDLRITDLMQGPVYGLETEDSVIDERLRTIFNYDEIFGTILNRFIVQAIVGYPLTVYGKGGQTRGYLNINDTMQCVHKAAETPAKKGQLRIFNQIMETFSANELAEKVQRVSRSLGYEVRIDHLENPRKEAEKHYYNPTYQGLIEIGVKPHYLTDEVIEGMMRIVDQFKDNVRKDVIFRGVKWG; via the coding sequence GTGAGCCATATTCTGATACTGGGTGGTGACGGCTATCTTGGTTGGCCTACTGCCATGTATTTTTCGAACAGAGGATATGATGTTACGGTCGTAGATAATTATTTCCGCCGTAACGCATGCGTGGAGCTTGATTTAGGCATGCTCTATCCTGTTCCGACTCTGATCGAGCGGGCCAAGATCTGGTACGAACACACGGGAAAAGAGATCAAGGTTGTGATCGGAGATTTGACAGATGCCGAGGTTATGAGGGGCCTGTTTGATGGACGGGTGGAATACACATGGTCGGTGGACCGGATCTTCTCCGGTGTGCCTGAGACTGTGGTCCATTATGCAGAGCAGCCCTCGGCTTCATATTCATTGATCAACTACAAATACGCCAATATTACTATAACGAATAACTTGCTCGTAACGAATAACTTGATGTTTGCTTTGCGGGATTTCTCAAGGGATACCCATGTGGTTCATGTGGGTACCATGGGAGAATATGGGACGCCCAATATCGATATTGAAGAAGGGTGGCTCGAAATTGAGCACAAGGGCAGAAAAGATCGATTTCTTTTTCCCCGGCAGGCCAGTTCTCTGTATCACACGACCAAGATCATGGATACGGATCTGATGTGGTTCGGGGTGCGTATGTGGGACCTGCGGATTACGGACCTGATGCAGGGACCTGTTTATGGGTTGGAGACCGAGGATTCGGTCATTGATGAGCGGTTGCGGACAATCTTTAATTATGACGAGATCTTTGGGACCATTTTGAACCGTTTCATTGTTCAGGCCATTGTGGGCTACCCGTTGACAGTTTATGGAAAAGGAGGTCAAACCCGGGGGTATTTGAATATCAATGACACCATGCAATGCGTGCATAAGGCTGCGGAGACCCCCGCAAAGAAAGGACAACTCCGTATTTTCAACCAGATCATGGAGACCTTCAGTGCCAACGAGCTGGCTGAAAAGGTGCAGCGCGTGAGCAGGTCCCTCGGCTACGAGGTACGCATCGATCATCTCGAAAATCCCCGCAAGGAGGCCGAAAAACATTACTACAATCCCACATATCAGGGGCTAATCGAGATAGGGGTAAAGCCGCACTATCTGACGGATGAGGTCATTGAGGGAATGATGAGGATTGTTGATCAGTTCAAAGACAACGTGAGGAAAGACGTGATATTTAGAGGGGTAAAGTGGGGATAG
- a CDS encoding capsule biosynthesis protein CapD, whose translation MNEFFKGKRVLVTGCCGTIGLELVRQLLEVYQVGEFSGLDNNESELFFLEQSFAEYPNARFTLGDVRDRDKLVRCMRKMDIVFHAAAFKHVILCERSPFEAVQTNIVGLQNIIYAAYENSLEKVIFTSSDKAVNPTSVMGTSKLMGERLMTAANSNQRGDGPVFASTRFGNVLGSRGSVVPIFKEQIRRGAPVTLTHPDMTRFIMSASEAVKLVIDSHSLAKGGEVFITKMPVLRIKDLAEVMIKILAPHFGHDPQKIEIKEIGVKPGEKMYEELMSDEETRRAWELKDYFVVQPAFRSMYRKIEYDYSDIVSKKVDRPYISSDEPTMTQEQIEEFFVKYKLLDLPSEISRHPDERYWP comes from the coding sequence ATGAACGAATTTTTCAAGGGCAAGCGGGTACTTGTCACAGGATGCTGCGGAACGATCGGGCTTGAATTAGTACGGCAGCTATTGGAGGTGTATCAGGTCGGAGAGTTTTCTGGCCTGGATAACAACGAGAGTGAACTTTTTTTTCTAGAGCAGAGCTTTGCTGAATATCCTAATGCCAGATTTACACTGGGGGATGTGCGGGACCGGGACAAGCTCGTTCGCTGTATGCGAAAGATGGATATTGTCTTTCATGCCGCGGCATTCAAGCATGTGATTTTATGTGAGCGCTCCCCCTTTGAGGCTGTGCAGACCAATATAGTAGGACTACAAAACATAATTTATGCAGCTTATGAAAATAGTCTGGAAAAAGTCATATTCACCAGCTCAGACAAGGCCGTAAATCCTACCAGCGTCATGGGTACGTCCAAGCTTATGGGCGAGCGGCTGATGACTGCTGCCAACAGTAATCAGCGTGGAGATGGTCCTGTATTTGCCTCCACCCGTTTTGGAAATGTACTGGGATCAAGGGGATCAGTAGTACCTATTTTTAAAGAACAGATTCGCAGAGGCGCTCCTGTTACGTTGACCCATCCAGACATGACTCGTTTTATCATGAGTGCCAGCGAGGCCGTGAAGTTGGTCATTGATTCCCATTCCCTGGCAAAAGGCGGCGAGGTGTTCATCACCAAGATGCCGGTCCTGCGCATCAAAGATTTGGCCGAGGTCATGATTAAGATTTTGGCCCCGCACTTCGGTCATGATCCTCAAAAGATCGAGATCAAAGAAATCGGCGTGAAGCCTGGCGAGAAGATGTACGAAGAACTGATGAGTGATGAGGAAACCAGGAGAGCATGGGAATTGAAAGATTATTTTGTAGTCCAGCCTGCATTTAGGAGTATGTATAGAAAGATCGAATATGATTATTCTGATATCGTATCCAAAAAAGTTGATCGGCCGTATATTTCCTCCGATGAGCCAACAATGACGCAAGAGCAAATCGAAGAGTTCTTTGTGAAATACAAATTATTAGATCTGCCCTCAGAGATTAGTAGACATCCTGATGAACGATATTGGCCATAA
- a CDS encoding DNA-binding protein, translating into MTSTTHKYVIDANILFSAFISGKEVYTLLFSEYTIYLPDFAFLELEKYKQRIIKKTKLTEHEFQEFVLRLLKDVTVIPNLLLSQASLTKAYELCQEIDEKDTVYIAAALELNLALVTSDKRLYTHLKTRDFSQIMLLGDVINTLPQFQGETS; encoded by the coding sequence ATGACATCAACGACACACAAGTATGTCATTGATGCCAATATCCTGTTCAGTGCCTTTATCAGTGGGAAAGAGGTCTATACACTCTTATTCTCAGAATATACTATCTATTTGCCGGATTTTGCTTTTCTTGAACTGGAAAAATATAAGCAGCGTATCATCAAAAAGACCAAATTGACGGAACACGAGTTTCAAGAATTTGTTCTCCGGCTCCTGAAAGATGTGACCGTGATTCCAAACCTGCTCTTGTCTCAAGCCTCATTAACTAAAGCGTATGAACTTTGTCAAGAGATTGATGAAAAAGATACGGTCTATATTGCCGCTGCGCTCGAACTCAATTTGGCATTGGTTACCAGTGATAAACGATTATATACCCATCTCAAGACTCGTGATTTCTCACAAATAATGTTATTAGGAGATGTTATCAACACGCTTCCTCAGTTCCAGGGAGAGACATCATAA
- a CDS encoding precorrin-6A synthase (deacetylating): MKKIYLIGIGPGNPDYLTIQAINTMKEVDVFFILEKGERKGFKEFIKIRKEILERYLDSGTYRVVSAKIPERKKNRKSYKEEVKTWRQQKAEVMTGLIEDKMKDGEIGAFLIWGDPSLYDGHLEILQHILKEGTVDFEYKVIPGITSVQVLAARHKIPLNRIGESVVITTGRRLKEYMPAEITNTVVLLDTYSAFKHFKDSDIDIYWGGYLGSKDEILLSGRLKDIIEDLKKIRSKARREKGWLMDTYILRR; encoded by the coding sequence ATGAAGAAGATATATCTTATCGGAATTGGGCCCGGCAACCCTGATTATTTGACCATCCAGGCGATAAACACAATGAAAGAGGTAGATGTCTTTTTCATTCTTGAAAAGGGAGAACGGAAGGGATTTAAGGAGTTCATTAAGATAAGAAAGGAGATATTGGAGAGGTATTTGGATAGCGGGACATACAGGGTTGTGAGCGCAAAGATCCCTGAACGTAAAAAAAACCGTAAGTCATATAAGGAAGAAGTTAAGACATGGCGTCAACAAAAAGCAGAGGTTATGACCGGATTGATTGAAGACAAGATGAAAGACGGCGAGATCGGCGCCTTTCTTATCTGGGGCGATCCATCCCTATATGATGGACATTTAGAAATTCTTCAACATATCCTTAAGGAAGGAACGGTAGATTTTGAGTACAAGGTGATACCGGGAATAACCAGTGTCCAGGTATTGGCAGCAAGGCATAAAATTCCCCTAAACCGTATAGGAGAGTCCGTTGTGATTACAACGGGCAGAAGATTGAAAGAATATATGCCTGCTGAGATTACAAATACTGTAGTATTATTAGATACTTATTCTGCCTTCAAGCATTTTAAGGATTCGGATATTGACATCTATTGGGGTGGATATTTAGGAAGTAAGGATGAAATTCTGCTTTCAGGGAGGTTAAAAGATATAATTGAGGATCTTAAAAAGATAAGAAGTAAGGCCAGAAGGGAAAAGGGTTGGCTTATGGATACATATATTTTAAGGCGTTAA